attatttgatactataaataaaacactttaaaaaatttctaaaactaagTGTCCTTAATCATTTTGTACGACAAACCAATTTTCatgatggaaatatttttatttattttaataatcagttTAAAGGTGCGTTATACCTAAATATCCTGTAATATGCTTATTAACCTTATCAGATATAACGACAAAACTTTTTGATTCATTCAATGTTGTTATAATCGGATTTGACTGTAGTTAAACAAACAagtcagaaattaaaaatataaggcATTGAAATGATAAgttaaaattccaataaaaaaatacgtttttatacGAAAGTACTTGCCAGCCCTTGTAGAAATATTTCagccaaaaaacttaaaaagtctttcagaaacaaaagaaaagtttttcagaattagtaaaactttttaagtatTTCGTTTAAAATATATCCACAAGGGAGGTTATTATGAAAATCAGTAGGATTTCTATCcacgtatttttattatttgatagaaATAGGActctatacaataaataaataagtaaatactgTAGAGTTATTGTATACTCACTTATGCACCtttctgtatatataaacactcatattatataatgtaaaatgtaatgtatattatataaactagAAACTAAACAGTTATGAAATATAACATACCGACTATGTTATTTTGTAACCGAAATGTTAAAAGTAACTTATAGTAACAACAactaaatacccattttaataTAGAAACAACAAACACAAAGGCTTTATACATACAATCAGATCAgagtgatttaaaatttaaaagtgtagGTACATATTACTTTAAATGgatatcaaaattcaaaattttttgtaaacggCCCAAGATCGAACACACtacagttttataaatatagttcGCTTGAAAAACAGTCCAATATTATCTAAAACCCCATGGTAACAtagttttttgaatgaaattgaagGACTAAATTTGCGTGTCAAAAAACACATCAATGGATTGCTTGAAATATTAGTTTCTCGAATTTCATCCCATTGAACAGTTTTTCTCCAGAGttcagaatattttataaaaacaaatcgttaaaaattagaagttttcaatttaagattcattttaaattggacTTCAAGTTCCAATGTTATTCTGCTTTTTATTActgatatttttacatataaaaatctcATGTCACGAAGTGCGTTTTCGCTAAGCTCCGAAACCACTCAATAGATTACAATGAACTTTTGTAGATGTGTAGTTTTTGGTTCAACTTATAAGATCGAATAGTTTCTATCTCGATTAGCGAACGTCAATTTTTTTACTGCGAAGTTTTTTTCTTAGAGATGGAGTAGAattcagttaatttttatagacTTTCTATAGATTGTTATTGTTAGGCGGTGACTGTTATACAAATTCCCTCAAATTTCTATGTTTCAATTaatgtttcaatattttatgtttcaatAAATGGCGCTGTTTcaattcaaatacttttttatactcCATATGTATCACATACACTACCTTTCTATaccttatttataaaatgattatattatatcATCTTAAGAatgagataaataaaatatggaatAGAAAATCTTATGTTAATTTTTCCTcttatctttatatataaaaatttcaccttaaCTGAGCCACATCGACGCGTGTCTGGGTTACCTAGTGGGATATATTTAGTGACATCAAAtcgttatatttttgtaatatgaaaTCGTTTATAAAGTAATCAGTCAACCTTCCTCGGATATCCAAATGATGTGAAATACCGACGTATTAAGGACCTAGCAACTGTTATTGCCCTGTCTATCTTGTATCATAACGGAATTTGAAaatctatatgtatataaatgaatttcTATTTCCCTTGATCATCGCCTTATGCGTGAACGGatattgttgttttgttaattattgtcaGTAGAAGGAAAATAAAAGTGAAGAGTTTCttggaaaagaaaaattaatcaagttaactaagatataaatattatcgaagataataaatgagaactctaggatatgtcgaaataaatttcgatttttgccccaattcctagatcagttttttgtatttttaaaatacgtattttcgactaccaggtagtcatcatcagtaagaattagctagtgaatgttactctttgctaatttggtggcggactgcaccgatctaggaattggggcaaaaatcgaaatttatttcaagttaACTAAGGAAAAATTAAGGAAAACAAAAGCGAAACCTTGAGTTTAACACAATATAATAAATGCAATGTATGATAGACACATATGTATGAataatgcattatattatcttaaTGTGTACTTacgtatttatttgcgctcccaccatatttatctagaactATAAACTGGAATTTGAATAGATAGAATTgaggttttattaattattatttaggtattgtgaataggatTTTATCAGAGCTAAATGCTAAAGGTGGTATAGTGTGCTAAGGCGGGCTTGCGAGTAGGTTTAACAGACTTAGCGGGATGGCTAGGAatagtatagctattaataAATTGGAACTACAGATTAATTAAGgttaataatcgctgatcaatagttacaattaaataaatttcaattgaaacgaagttcaccgggtcatctagtacattataaaatataaattcaaatggTAACGGTAATAATGAAAATCCCAGACTTGATGCTTTGAATTTTACGTTAAgactaaaatctaaaattttcttaatgtaaaattatgtgAACTTTCCTAGTATTTTAAAAGATGATAAAACATTCATTTGAAGTTTCgtcatttaaaagttatttttaatttacgagcttattttaaatatagggAAGTTTTTTACGAACCTTGCTGtaatcatttaatattaaagtagtaAATATCATATCagcatttgaataaatttcaacaattttaaataaatttatattatgctaatcaaaaacgaaaatttgtcaaaaaattgtatattaaacattgtatttttaaacattaaaacttACAATAAAAGAAGTAAAAGATGGCAACTATAACAGCTTATTAGATTTTTGAAGTTGGCACCCCAATGAACGAATTCATCGTTTATTGTGAGCTTAATTGCTTGATCATCCTAGGCCCACTTTTGACCAGCCTCAATATTCATTTGACCATACACAGTTCGATAAATATTAACTATGGAAATTATTTCCCACTGCAGCCTCCGCCGTAAATTGTAGTTTTtcattatgaaaatgaaaatatttcaaacttgtCCAATGCAGATGATTGACAGTCATTCGATCACTCTATGCCGCCCACTAGCTTCCTCCTATCACATTTTGTTAAAGAGTTTCTTTagttttaaacagtatttatggTTTTCTTGTATTTAATTCGTAactttgattcaaaaattttgaatcttcAAAAACTCTTTACCGAATCGTGATAGAAGACAGCTAAGGGGCTGTATGAGTGATCGAACAATTGTCAATCGTTTGCATTGGATAagttcgaaattttgatccttttcatgaagaaaaattacaatataattttatggtggAAGATGTGGGAAATAATTTCAATCGTTAATAGTTATCGAACAGAAGATTAAAATTGGTCCAACGTGCTCCTACGATGGTGAACCAATTTagctcacaattaaattaaaattcgttCATGGGGATGCTACAATGTTATTATCCCAAAACTGTTTATAGTGGATGCTAtgggatttaaaattttgaatcgtaaatattttccgaacggagggtggtcaaacAAAAATTCAGGTTTGTTAAAAGTCTCTTACGACCCTGCGAATGCAATAGTCAAACCTTTAATCTCACGAAAAATTCGTTCATGGAGGTGCTAATTTCACAAACCAAAGTTCATTGTTTGAAAAGTTTGCATATGCTTACAAAAgtatcaatataaaaaactatgatttttagatttaagacacaatttctgtaaatataaattgtgaAATGTGTGCTTATCTATTTGAACGTGTTTCTTGTTTCATTAAATGGCCGATTTTTTCACTTTCGTGAACTCAAAATATCTTTAAGGTATTGACGGGCAAACAGCCATAAATGGGCTAACTAACATTAATACCAAATATCTGTTTCTCTCATTAATATGAATGTTACAAACCTTAGACCTGAAGCCAAATTTAGTAAACTCCTCATAGTATATGTATAGTATAAAAagcaaattacaaaatataccttaatttaataaatgaattattttttctacgAAGTTTAATCTACTAATTTTGTTGATCGAATTTGTAATTTAACATTGCAgagaaaaaagtcaaaataacaTAATGTTGattgatgaaatacaaaatgtttttactttttttttgttgtaaaattattttgtatttaaattgaaCCGAGCTACAATCTATTTGCTGAATGTTTTATTTAGGTGGTTATAGAGgatgaaaaattatgtaatgGGTTTGCAAATAACTAAAGTAACCACGTTTAGCTATTTATAAGCTATTTAGTTTAACTAGTCTCAAATTATCTTACAgggtggtccaagttataaAAGCAGGGCTTCAATAAACgatagataacgttaaaataatgaccatTTCTCAATACAAACATAGCCGGAAAAGCGTCCTTTTCTAGATACAGgactttgaaattttagaagGAAAAACACTAATGTGAATATTCCCAAAACGACTACTAACCTAAGGCTTAAGGATCCTTCATAATCTAAGGGCTATGGCattaaattacgaaaaccaTCGATAAAAACATGGGTGTACCATAACTctgtttcaagaaaaaatagtgCCACTGACTCTTTCTGATTGTGTACaacatttccaattttttaaggaGCCGTTtggtaatatttacaataataaccTTCTTTTCTTACCTTTGAATACCCTGACATTGAAATATTCTCCAGTCTCTCTCTCTTCTATACACTCTACCAAACTGTTAACCTTACTAACATCCTCTTTTGTTTTATCATGTAGCTTTTCTTATATTGACCTTACTTAAacgatatttttgtaattttctatgGCTTGATAGTTTCTTAAACTtgcatttaaaaagtttttagtacCATTATGTTTGCTTTATCTTGCTCTTGAAACTTGACTCATAACTTGGACTTTCTTACTTATAATACTTACTTTTTCTCATTGAGTATACTTTTTGATTGAGCTTATACAATGAGCCATGAATTTTCATATAGCTGTACAAGTTTTGTGTAGCTATATGTCCACCCTATGGTGTATTGTTCTTTTGTTGCCTTTGCTCTATATGTATAAACAccttttccaattttttgtcTAGAAGGTTTACTTTCAATGTTTATtgtaccataaatttttttttaaaagatttccaAGCCTTTtaactttctttatttttctcaatGAAAAGGCACTATTGTTAggtattttctttctttctcaAATTACACTTTATGAATTAGTGCTTTGTTAAGATTTAGaagaaattttgcataaaattcgAGTAATATAATTATTCTAAACACCTATTCAACAACCTTAATGTGAAATGAAAAAGGCAAACAATGAACAAACGTTTGGTACCACTCTCacattaaatacaatatatacgGTGTTTTGTTTCAAATGTCAGATGTAATTTTTACCTAATACATCTCTTTGCCTATTGTTTATACGCTTTGATCTCATTCATTCTTCAACAACCGTAGTTCGTGTAGATGGTATATATCTCTCTAACCATGATCCAATCCACCTTCAACGTCAAACCTCATCCCCATAGAACTACTGGGAACTGCTGTACACATACACACAATACAATATTATCTCTCTAAATGACGATTATCATACGAACGACCAGCCGAGACCATATCTACATCAACACATAGAAATATACTCATTCGTATACACATAACATTACATTTTGTTCGAATTGATATTTCTATGTATGTAGTGTAAACTCTCATGGGGttcatttaatcaaatttataatcctTTAATATTCCTAGCATGTTTCATATGTGATCAACAAAGCAACCATCCctctttgtgtttttatttttaccttaaatatctttttttattaatttattttattagagtaattttcgaaaaatattcaacgtaaaaataattatttaaattactgaaaaaattgggaacaaaaaacaaaatttaaccaAGTTGTTAAATAACGTCTTTAAAAGCAAtataaaaccaaattaaatagtaatataaaaaaaataaacaaacaaaaataaataaactatagaaactgatagaaaaaaacatctctattattcataaataaatatttgtcataTGTTTTGCTACATTCTACCTCTATCAACCAAAATCGTAACCTTAATTACCATTTATTCCTTATTTTTGGTTTGCAACATTGATAGCTATATCTGAATGTGTACATATAGCTGCCCTCtactgtacatttaaaaaagctgtcttattttgtatattcaaaCATGTTTGAACTGgttaactatatattttatttttgcaaacatgtttattaataaatcaagaAGTTGTCAAATCAGTGCTGCAGTGGTGATTAGCGGTTGTGTTGCTTTTGAATAGATCAACATGTTTcccttaaaacaaaataaacaatgtaGTGTGTTAATTTTAACGTGTTTGAAATAAGATATAGACAGTTAAGTTTTTACAGTTTTGTCTCTGCggttaaaattaaaagcaaCTTGAATATAATGCAACTTATTTATGTATGCTGTCAACTACAGATGTCGTTCACAGAAATTCGAAGCTTGTTAATTACGATCCATTGTGcaatataaaaatggaaaaaatctaaaaacaaatttgttaaatagTTTGTAGAGACCAGAGATGAGTGACACATATATTACTCCCAAAAATGGTGAGAAATATTTTCCTGGCCATGTTGAAGGCAAAGGGTTTAAAGACAAGGCAACAGCATTaaaaactttagaaatttttaaaggtCGTGATCCGTTATTTCAACTTCGAAGCATTCTTCTATTGAAACAATCATGCCGAACGGCATTACGGAGAGGtaacaaaatgtttaaacatTATGCATGAACTAATAACCAAAGATTTTTAGTTCGAAATcccaaaaaagaagaaaatttgaaGGAAGGCATGGAAGTGTTTGATAAATGGCTAGAAAATTATCGAAAGACGAAAAtgagtaaacaaaataatttatatataccaTTGCATACTCTTGAAGGATTTATGcctttattaaaacattatgaCATTGACAATGTATTTctggatatttattttaatgaatgcaAAGGTGATTATAAAAGGTTAAGGCAAATAAAAGGCGAAAATAATGACAATACTTGGGATATTGTACGTAATACTGCAATTAAAGAATTGAAAGAACAATCCGAAGAAAATGAGGAACGCTTATGGACCGAAGATATGATTCCATCTAAGATTCATGCAAAAATGATTTCGTGGGCTTATAGTCCTCATAAGGAATTGCGACTGAGACCTCAACAAGTATTGTTTGAAAagattaacaatattatatccAAATAAGAATTTGTTTATACTATTCATGAAATGATAGGTATATTATATCAGTGAAATAAATGGATTTGgacatttaaatatgaattttttgttatttcatttgTTTCTCATATTTGGTTTTAAAAGTACTATTATCCGTTTCGAAGACTGTAGAAAACTCCCAAGAACAGTATCATAGGCATggacaaaaatttccaaatatgaTTGTCTCttatttgttatactttttaacagcacttatgattttttttaacagaaacaAACAGAAGATAGGCGTACTAGATTAGGTTAAGCAAAATATATAGGGTAAATGAATAGGAGTTGAAAGATATTCGTCTTTTTCAGTTTAATACTAGATGACTTTAATGTTGATTTCCAAATGTATACTCTTCCGGTGTTGAAGTGTATTATCAAACCAACATGACCACGAGCACACAGGTCCAGTGACCAAAAAGTTTCATAAATGCACTCATAGATATCGCTATAAGAGTTTTCCTCCCTTCTGCATAACTGTTACTCAGTATTGTGCAATATAAAAAAGAacccaaataaaaaaagaacaataaaaTCAGCATAACAAAGAACAATAACCGAAAATGGGTGATGGAATAGATGACAATCCTAAAAAAAGCACAACACACATTATAGGAAATGTTGAAGGAAAAGGATTTAAAGACAAAGCAACAGCCTTAAAAACATTACAGATTTTAAAAGGTCGTGATCCACTCTATCAATATCGCAGTATTCTTACACTGAAAACATCATGTCGCTCGGCCTTACGAAGAGGTAAAATAAAATGCTTAACCCTTTTAGTATTCATAACCAaagaatttttagttaaaaatccacaaaaaaagaaaaatttagaagAAGCTTTGGAAGTATTTCATAAGTGGATAGCAAATTATCGAAAGAAAGATTTGGGCTCTCAAACAAATTTGTACATACCGGTGTCCACTTTAGAAAGGTTTATGCCTTTATTAAATCACTATAATATCGAAAATGAGTTTTTggatgtttatattaaaaaatgtaaaggtGATCATAAAAGATTGCGTGAAATAAAAGGTGAAAAGTATGATAAAACATGGGATATTGTTCGTAAtgcggaaattaaaaaattgaagaagcaATCTGAAGAAAATGAGGAACGTTTATGGACTGAAGACATGATTCCATCTGAGATTCATGCGAAAATGATATCGTGGGCCTATAGTCCAGATAAAGAGATAAGACTCAGATGTCAACAAGAactgtttgaaaaaattgatgcaattattttaaaataattagtaacTAACAACTATAGTAGTAAATGTGTTACATCATTTAAATTCTTGATTtcagttataattattttgaataaatcttTTTAACGTTTTTGACATGAATCGCATTTTCAATAcatttgatgaattttatttttcatgataatcaataaaaattaaaagccttaatttttaactgttgtcaaatattatttaaaaaattagttattaatgttaaaaactatttttatccaaatttcagAGCTAGAAGTGGCATGTTTCTTTAGAAGTACGTGTGTATATTCCTAATATTTtagattaatgtttttttaatttgaagatgCAAGTGTCGTATCTAGACCTCATTAATCTCATTTCACTTTCTActcatcattattttaatgaaattcataTTACCGATTGTTTTGTAAACGACGAGATAAACTGATAGTTCTGCCATCTGCTAATTCAAACATAAAAGTTCAATAACTTTTTGACAATTGTGATAAAGCtaccaatattataaataaaaagtacaaatatatttagttaTCTAAACTTGTTttgtgattaaaaattataaacattaaaatagtttaagtaccaattaattaatatattgacAATTTAgttaaatagttattaaataaaaacgaaagttataaaaacatatttctctcactttatctttaatttataaaatcaaaagaaaagtgcgttaataaagatgaaaattaagaaattgtCTCTAAAAGAGTGTGAAAGTTTAACCTgattatatttaatgtatattttgaataaatattattctatttttatattaaatgtaaggTTATGGCTGATACAGACTGCGCAAGTGAGAGCGCTAGCTCTGTTTATGATGAAGAAAGAGTGAGACGTTTATTTCAAGCTTGTGACGCAGACGGTGATGGATATATTGATaggtagtttaaataaataaggatAAATATaccgattttgtttttgagCTAATGTTAATGAACTAATtatctttaacaaaaaaatttaacctatattttattttatttatctagctttttgtttatactttatttcaataactagtTATTTTGTTATGATATAATTACTATTTCGTCTCTTATTTCAATTGAACGGATATCATACTTGTTTTGAAACTACACACACCATTTGGtttacaatcaattaatttatcttttgtttttattgtattaaatttataccAGTTCCTTAGTCCATTGGATTAATATTCTGGATcaatcacaaaatatttaaaaaaattggactcTGCTACTCTTAGGATCGGTTTTTTTGCATTAGCTATGGGCGTAAAGTAAACTTTTTACTTCTTTACTTGTAGgaaaaaagaagtaaaatcAGAGACAAATACCAGATTAACTTCAACTTTTCAAACTGATAATCCTTATGTTAAC
This genomic interval from Chrysoperla carnea chromosome 1, inChrCarn1.1, whole genome shotgun sequence contains the following:
- the LOC123305784 gene encoding uncharacterized protein LOC123305784 gives rise to the protein MGDGIDDNPKKSTTHIIGNVEGKGFKDKATALKTLQILKGRDPLYQYRSILTLKTSCRSALRRVKNPQKKKNLEEALEVFHKWIANYRKKDLGSQTNLYIPVSTLERFMPLLNHYNIENEFLDVYIKKCKGDHKRLREIKGEKYDKTWDIVRNAEIKKLKKQSEENEERLWTEDMIPSEIHAKMISWAYSPDKEIRLRCQQELFEKIDAIILK
- the LOC123305493 gene encoding uncharacterized protein LOC123305493 isoform X2, which codes for MSDTYITPKNGRDPLFQLRSILLLKQSCRTALRRVRNPKKEENLKEGMEVFDKWLENYRKTKMSKQNNLYIPLHTLEGFMPLLKHYDIDNVFLDIYFNECKGDYKRLRQIKGENNDNTWDIVRNTAIKELKEQSEENEERLWTEDMIPSKIHAKMISWAYSPHKELRLRPQQVLFEKINNIISK
- the LOC123305493 gene encoding uncharacterized protein LOC123305493 isoform X1, with protein sequence MSDTYITPKNGEKYFPGHVEGKGFKDKATALKTLEIFKGRDPLFQLRSILLLKQSCRTALRRVRNPKKEENLKEGMEVFDKWLENYRKTKMSKQNNLYIPLHTLEGFMPLLKHYDIDNVFLDIYFNECKGDYKRLRQIKGENNDNTWDIVRNTAIKELKEQSEENEERLWTEDMIPSKIHAKMISWAYSPHKELRLRPQQVLFEKINNIISK